In the genome of Bradyrhizobium arachidis, one region contains:
- a CDS encoding FAD-binding monooxygenase — protein MQFHLNGFQPGDPEIADPAERIQALRAPGGAVPDEVDVLIVGCGPAGLTLAAQLAQFPDIKTCIVEQKPGRLLVGQADGIACRTMEMFHAYGFSERVLKEAYWVNETTFWKPDEQAPEKIVRSGRVQDVEDGLSEFPHVILNQARIHDGFLDVMRKSPAKLEPHYSRRLLDLEVDPAAGLSDHAVTVRLERVDVGNEGKIETIKARYVVGCDGARSTVRKSIGRELHGDSANHAWGVMDVLAVTDFPDIRFKALIQSAKDGSLLIIPREGGYMARLYVELAKLDVGERVANRNITADDVIAKAQRILKPHTLDVKEIAWWSVYEIGQRLTDKFDDVPEAEINAQLPRIFIAGDACHTHSPKAGQGMNVSMQDAFNLGWKLAAVLRKQCAPRLLHSYSAERQAVAKELIDFDREWAGILASAAKAGGADAAKTQDYFVRHGRYTAGTATHYKPSILTGAASHQHLAEGLVIGKRFHSAPVIRLGDAKPVHLGHAAQADGRFRIYAFSPAGDPAAAGSAIRALCNFLAESQKSPIRRYTPRSGDIDSVIDLRAVFQQDHRELAIEAMPPMLLPSKGRYGLYDYEKMFCPDLKSGQDVFAMRGIDRKAGCMVVVRPDQYVATVLPLDDFAALASYFDGFMLQAS, from the coding sequence ATGCAATTCCATCTCAATGGATTCCAGCCTGGTGATCCCGAGATCGCCGATCCCGCCGAGCGCATTCAGGCTTTGCGTGCGCCAGGCGGCGCCGTGCCTGACGAGGTCGATGTGCTCATCGTCGGCTGCGGCCCGGCGGGCCTGACGCTCGCCGCGCAGCTCGCGCAATTCCCTGACATCAAGACCTGCATCGTCGAGCAGAAGCCGGGCCGGTTGCTGGTCGGGCAGGCCGACGGCATCGCCTGCCGCACCATGGAGATGTTCCACGCCTATGGCTTCAGCGAGCGCGTGCTGAAGGAGGCCTATTGGGTCAACGAGACCACGTTCTGGAAGCCCGACGAGCAGGCGCCGGAAAAGATCGTGCGCAGCGGCCGGGTGCAGGATGTCGAGGATGGCCTGTCCGAATTCCCGCATGTCATCTTGAACCAGGCGCGTATCCATGACGGCTTTCTCGACGTCATGCGCAAGTCGCCCGCCAAGCTCGAACCGCATTACAGCCGCCGCCTGCTGGATCTCGAGGTCGATCCGGCCGCAGGGCTCAGCGATCACGCCGTGACCGTGCGACTGGAGCGCGTCGATGTCGGAAACGAAGGGAAGATCGAGACCATCAAGGCGCGCTACGTCGTCGGCTGCGACGGCGCGCGCAGCACGGTGCGCAAGTCGATCGGCCGCGAGTTGCACGGAGATTCCGCCAACCACGCCTGGGGCGTGATGGATGTGCTGGCGGTGACCGATTTTCCCGACATCCGCTTCAAGGCGCTGATCCAGTCGGCGAAGGACGGCAGCCTGCTGATCATTCCGCGCGAGGGCGGCTACATGGCCCGCCTCTATGTCGAGCTCGCCAAGCTCGACGTCGGCGAACGCGTCGCCAACCGCAACATCACCGCCGATGACGTGATCGCGAAAGCGCAGCGGATCCTGAAGCCGCATACGCTCGATGTGAAGGAGATCGCCTGGTGGTCGGTCTACGAGATCGGCCAGCGCCTCACCGACAAGTTCGACGACGTGCCGGAGGCCGAGATCAATGCGCAATTGCCGCGTATCTTCATCGCCGGCGATGCCTGCCATACCCACAGCCCGAAGGCCGGGCAGGGCATGAACGTCTCAATGCAGGACGCCTTCAATCTCGGCTGGAAGCTCGCGGCCGTGCTGCGCAAGCAGTGTGCGCCACGCCTGCTGCATTCCTATTCTGCGGAACGGCAGGCGGTCGCCAAGGAGCTGATCGATTTCGACCGCGAATGGGCGGGGATCTTGGCGTCCGCTGCCAAGGCCGGCGGCGCCGATGCGGCCAAGACGCAGGACTATTTTGTCCGGCACGGCCGCTACACCGCAGGCACCGCAACGCACTACAAGCCATCGATCCTCACCGGCGCGGCGTCGCATCAGCATCTCGCCGAAGGCCTCGTCATCGGCAAGCGCTTTCACTCCGCGCCGGTGATCCGGCTCGGCGATGCCAAGCCGGTGCATCTCGGCCATGCCGCGCAGGCGGACGGCCGCTTCCGCATCTACGCGTTTTCGCCTGCGGGAGATCCGGCGGCCGCGGGTTCGGCCATTCGCGCGCTGTGCAATTTCCTCGCTGAATCCCAGAAATCTCCAATCCGGCGATATACGCCTAGAAGCGGCGATATCGACAGCGTGATCGATCTGCGCGCGGTGTTTCAGCAGGATCATCGCGAACTCGCCATCGAGGCGATGCCGCCGATGTTGCTCCCGAGCAAAGGCCGTTACGGCTTGTACGACTACGAGAAGATGTTCTGTCCGGACCTCAAGAGCGGCCAGGACGTGTTCGCCATGCGCGGCATCGACCGGAAGGCGGGCTGCATGGTCGTGGTGCGGCCGGACCAGTATGTCGCGACGGTGCTGCCGCTCGATGATTTTGCTGCGCTTGCGTCGTACTTCGACGGCTTCATGCTGCAAGCGAGCTGA
- a CDS encoding ATP-binding protein produces the protein MDAIELEDLRRRLKAIEEENVRLKALGMADQTGRRAAESALAESEERYRTLFNSIDEGFCIIEFFDGPHGPLSDYIHIEANPAYTQHAGIPNVVGQKVREMVPDEADGWVELYGGVLGTGQPIRFERELVATGRQLELAAFRVEPASRKQVAVLFQDITARKRAERELQQLNETLEARVVAALAERKLMADLVEGTDAFVQVVDPGFRWLAINGASAREFHRIYGVLPKVGDNMLELLDDQPEHRDAVRAVWSRALAGEAFVEVAEFGEPGRDRRFYEMRFNCLRESEGRLLGAYQFSYDVTDRLKEQQRLRVAEEALRQSQKMEAVGQLTGGIAHDFNNLLTGIIGSLELLQTRLGQGRVNEIDRYVTAAQGAARRAAALTHRLLAFSRRQTLDPKPTDLNRLVMGMEELVRRTVGPEIAVEVVTAGGLWPTLIDASQLESALLNLCINARDAMPGGGRLTIETANRWLDEHGAGERDLAPGQYVSLCVTDTGTGMTPDIVERAFEPFFTTKPMGQGTGLGLSMVYGFVRQSGGQVRIYSEVGQGTTMCLYLPRHYGNEADRPSTLAAKSAVRPKAGHTILIVDDEPSIRMLLADALEEIGFSVLEAHDGPSGLKILQSEATIDLLVTDVGLPGGMNGRQLADAARTTRPALKVLFITGYAENAIIGNGQLAPDMQVLTKPFVVETLASRVLDMIKDGTVRS, from the coding sequence GTGGATGCGATCGAGTTGGAAGACCTTCGACGCCGTCTCAAGGCGATCGAGGAGGAAAACGTACGCCTGAAGGCGCTCGGGATGGCCGACCAGACCGGGCGCCGCGCAGCGGAATCGGCGCTGGCGGAAAGCGAGGAGCGTTACCGGACGCTGTTCAACTCGATCGACGAAGGCTTCTGCATCATCGAATTCTTCGACGGCCCGCACGGCCCGCTCAGCGATTACATCCACATCGAGGCCAATCCCGCCTACACCCAGCATGCCGGCATTCCCAACGTGGTCGGCCAGAAGGTCCGCGAGATGGTCCCTGATGAGGCCGACGGCTGGGTCGAGCTCTATGGCGGCGTGCTCGGGACCGGGCAGCCGATCCGCTTCGAGCGCGAGCTGGTCGCGACCGGCCGCCAACTCGAGCTCGCCGCCTTCCGTGTCGAGCCAGCCAGCCGCAAGCAGGTCGCCGTGCTGTTCCAAGACATCACGGCGCGCAAGCGGGCTGAGCGGGAGTTGCAGCAGCTCAACGAGACGCTGGAAGCGCGCGTGGTCGCCGCATTGGCCGAGCGCAAGCTGATGGCCGACCTCGTCGAAGGCACCGATGCCTTCGTGCAGGTCGTCGATCCCGGCTTCCGCTGGCTCGCCATCAACGGCGCCTCGGCTCGGGAATTCCATCGCATCTACGGCGTCTTGCCGAAGGTCGGTGACAACATGCTGGAGCTGCTTGACGATCAACCCGAGCATCGCGACGCCGTCCGCGCCGTCTGGTCGCGGGCGCTCGCCGGCGAAGCCTTCGTCGAGGTCGCCGAGTTCGGCGAGCCCGGGCGGGACCGCCGCTTCTACGAGATGCGCTTCAACTGCCTGCGCGAAAGCGAGGGCCGGCTGCTCGGTGCCTACCAGTTCTCCTACGACGTCACCGACCGGCTGAAGGAGCAGCAGCGGCTGCGCGTAGCCGAGGAGGCGCTGCGTCAGTCACAGAAGATGGAAGCTGTCGGGCAACTCACCGGCGGCATCGCGCACGACTTCAACAATCTGCTCACCGGGATCATCGGTTCGCTGGAGTTGTTGCAGACGCGGCTCGGCCAGGGCCGCGTCAATGAAATCGACCGTTACGTCACCGCGGCGCAAGGCGCCGCCAGGCGCGCCGCCGCCCTGACGCATCGGCTGCTCGCTTTCTCGCGGCGGCAGACGCTCGATCCCAAGCCGACCGACCTCAACCGCCTCGTCATGGGGATGGAGGAGCTGGTCCGCCGCACCGTCGGCCCGGAGATCGCGGTGGAAGTCGTCACCGCAGGCGGGCTGTGGCCGACGCTGATCGATGCGTCACAGCTCGAGAGCGCCCTGCTCAACCTCTGCATCAACGCCCGCGATGCGATGCCCGGCGGCGGACGGCTCACGATCGAGACCGCCAACCGCTGGCTCGACGAGCATGGCGCCGGCGAGCGCGATCTTGCGCCCGGCCAGTATGTGTCGCTCTGCGTCACCGACACCGGCACCGGCATGACACCCGACATCGTCGAGCGCGCGTTCGAGCCGTTCTTCACGACCAAGCCGATGGGCCAGGGCACCGGGCTCGGCCTCTCCATGGTCTACGGCTTCGTGCGCCAGTCCGGCGGCCAGGTCCGGATCTACTCCGAAGTCGGCCAGGGCACGACCATGTGCCTCTATTTGCCACGCCATTATGGCAACGAGGCTGACAGGCCGTCCACCTTGGCGGCCAAGAGTGCTGTGCGGCCGAAAGCTGGTCACACCATCCTGATTGTCGACGACGAGCCGTCGATCCGCATGCTGCTGGCCGATGCGCTGGAAGAGATCGGCTTCAGCGTCCTGGAGGCTCATGACGGCCCGAGCGGGCTGAAGATCCTGCAATCGGAGGCGACGATCGATTTGCTCGTAACCGATGTCGGCCTTCCCGGCGGCATGAACGGCCGCCAGCTTGCGGATGCTGCGCGCACAACCCGTCCGGCCCTCAAGGTGCTGTTCATCACGGGCTATGCGGAGAATGCCATCATCGGCAACGGCCAGCTCGCGCCCGACATGCAGGTGCTGACAAAGCCCTTCGTGGTCGAGACGCTGGCCAGCCGCGTCCTCGATATGATCAAGGATGGAACGGTGCGGAGCTGA
- a CDS encoding DUF6894 family protein encodes MPYYSFDLVVGEEFKNQGGIILEDIEVASDRAVQLACELSQVKPELQQKGCAVRVTDRDHKEVYRTPLDPVPAWQR; translated from the coding sequence ATGCCATACTACTCCTTCGATCTCGTGGTTGGTGAAGAGTTCAAGAACCAGGGCGGAATCATCCTCGAAGACATCGAGGTCGCTTCGGATCGCGCCGTTCAGCTCGCATGCGAGCTGTCGCAGGTGAAGCCGGAGCTGCAGCAGAAGGGCTGCGCGGTGCGCGTCACCGATCGCGATCACAAAGAGGTCTATCGCACGCCGCTCGATCCTGTGCCGGCCTGGCAGCGCTAA
- the minE gene encoding cell division topological specificity factor MinE: MSMGLLRLLRGNKASAPVARERLQILLAHERGLRGQPDLLGVLREEILAVVSRHVTLDPTKVIVRLERGDEVSTLEVDIEVPNDVERKRAAVG; this comes from the coding sequence ATGAGCATGGGACTGCTTCGACTTCTCCGCGGCAACAAGGCCTCCGCACCGGTCGCCCGCGAACGGTTGCAGATCCTGCTTGCGCATGAACGCGGATTGCGCGGCCAGCCCGACCTGCTCGGTGTGCTGCGTGAGGAGATCCTCGCCGTCGTGTCCAGGCATGTCACGCTGGATCCGACCAAGGTCATCGTCCGGCTCGAGCGCGGCGATGAGGTCTCGACCCTGGAGGTCGATATCGAGGTGCCCAACGATGTCGAGCGCAAGAGGGCCGCGGTCGGGTAG
- a CDS encoding L,D-transpeptidase: MQATLSPSTDASMTPRDRQLLAHTPYAQASVPEQYLRHVVDYPRKEQPGTILVDTDARYLYYVLPDGKAIRYGVAVGEEAMAFSGVARVGRLAEWPDWVPTAEIQARLGPYPARVRGGPANPLGARGIYLYAGNKDTLYRIHGTNQPEYIGQAISSGCIRMRNEDVIDLYDRVKLNSTVVVLPPGQNARVQAGPSWRG; this comes from the coding sequence ATGCAGGCAACGTTGTCGCCGTCGACCGACGCAAGCATGACGCCGCGCGACAGGCAGTTGCTCGCACATACGCCTTACGCCCAGGCGAGCGTGCCTGAGCAATATCTGCGTCACGTCGTCGATTATCCGCGCAAGGAGCAGCCGGGCACGATCCTGGTCGATACCGACGCGCGCTATCTCTATTACGTGCTGCCCGACGGCAAGGCGATCCGCTACGGCGTCGCGGTCGGCGAGGAAGCCATGGCCTTCTCCGGCGTCGCGCGCGTCGGGCGTCTGGCGGAATGGCCGGACTGGGTCCCGACCGCAGAGATCCAGGCGCGCCTCGGGCCGTATCCGGCGCGCGTTCGCGGCGGGCCCGCCAATCCGCTGGGCGCGCGCGGCATCTATCTCTATGCCGGCAACAAGGACACGCTCTATCGCATCCACGGCACCAACCAGCCCGAATATATCGGGCAGGCGATCTCGTCCGGCTGCATCCGGATGCGCAATGAGGACGTGATCGATCTCTACGACCGCGTGAAGCTCAATTCGACCGTGGTGGTGCTGCCGCCCGGGCAGAACGCGCGCGTCCAGGCGGGGCCCAGCTGGCGCGGGTAA
- a CDS encoding SH3 domain-containing protein has product MRLKSVLVAALLLAPTAALAAPGIVTVSTGLRAGPGSGFPLVDRIPEGARVNIHGCLRGNAWCDVSFSDDRGWVSSQYLEYLYRNHYVYLPDYVDEIDVPVVPFALASYWSSYYEGRPWYRRHTYWNNYWTSHQRLATQMTIDPRAARIGRAATRDAAVALGREGVHARGNVNGNVRSDAAVSGRDAATARHDAAIGRRNAAVTTDRARVGQSERFAHERVQERANVQGRNPRDAQARMMHEQAAGRAAVRAQPMARAHEAPRVSAAPAARPAAPHIAQPNVSHGAPMNAHAQMPAPRAAAPAMPHGGGGGAPHMNAAPAPHGGGAPAGGPGGGHQKH; this is encoded by the coding sequence ATGAGACTGAAAAGCGTTTTGGTTGCAGCATTGCTGCTCGCCCCGACGGCCGCGCTGGCCGCGCCGGGCATCGTCACCGTCTCGACCGGCCTGCGCGCCGGTCCGGGTTCGGGCTTTCCGCTGGTCGATCGCATCCCCGAGGGCGCCCGCGTCAACATCCACGGCTGCCTGCGCGGCAATGCCTGGTGCGACGTGAGCTTCTCGGATGATCGCGGCTGGGTGTCATCGCAATATCTCGAATATCTCTATCGCAACCACTACGTCTATCTCCCCGATTATGTCGACGAGATCGACGTGCCTGTCGTTCCCTTCGCGCTGGCCTCGTACTGGTCGAGCTATTATGAGGGGCGGCCTTGGTATCGCCGCCACACCTACTGGAATAATTACTGGACCTCGCACCAGCGCCTCGCGACACAGATGACGATCGATCCGCGTGCCGCTCGTATCGGCCGCGCGGCGACGCGCGATGCCGCGGTTGCGTTGGGGCGTGAGGGTGTGCACGCCAGAGGCAATGTGAATGGCAATGTCAGGAGCGATGCTGCGGTCTCCGGGCGCGACGCCGCGACTGCACGCCACGACGCCGCCATTGGCAGACGCAACGCCGCGGTGACGACGGACCGGGCTCGCGTCGGGCAAAGCGAGCGCTTCGCGCATGAGCGGGTCCAGGAGCGGGCCAATGTCCAGGGCCGCAATCCGCGCGATGCGCAAGCGCGCATGATGCATGAGCAGGCGGCGGGCCGCGCCGCGGTGCGTGCGCAGCCGATGGCGCGTGCGCATGAAGCGCCGCGCGTGTCGGCCGCACCTGCAGCGCGCCCCGCAGCGCCGCACATCGCTCAGCCCAATGTGAGCCATGGCGCGCCGATGAACGCCCATGCGCAGATGCCGGCGCCGCGCGCGGCGGCGCCTGCGATGCCGCATGGTGGCGGCGGCGGTGCTCCGCACATGAATGCTGCTCCTGCTCCGCATGGCGGTGGCGCGCCGGCCGGCGGCCCCGGCGGCGGTCATCAGAAGCACTAA
- the minD gene encoding septum site-determining protein MinD produces MSKVLVVTSGKGGVGKTTTTAALGAALAQRGDKVVVVDFDVGLRNLDLVMGAERRVVFDLINVVQGVAKLPQALIKDKRLDNLWLLPASQTRDKDALTEEGVGKVIAELRSRFDWVICDSPAGIERGASMAMRFADEAVIVTNPEVSSVRDSDRIIGMLDSKTVRAEKGERVEKHILITRYDPSRAARGEMLTIDDILEILATPLLGIIPESQDVLKASNVGTPVTLSNADGAPARAYMDAAKRLCGESITMHVPAERRGLMDRLLRRRAA; encoded by the coding sequence ATGAGTAAGGTACTGGTCGTGACGTCAGGCAAGGGCGGGGTCGGCAAGACTACGACGACCGCCGCGCTAGGGGCTGCGCTCGCGCAACGTGGCGACAAGGTCGTCGTCGTCGATTTCGACGTCGGCCTGCGCAACCTCGACCTTGTGATGGGCGCCGAACGCCGCGTGGTGTTCGACCTCATCAACGTGGTGCAGGGCGTCGCAAAGCTGCCGCAGGCGCTGATCAAGGACAAGCGGCTCGATAACCTCTGGCTGCTGCCGGCCTCGCAAACCCGCGACAAGGACGCGCTGACCGAAGAGGGCGTCGGCAAGGTCATCGCCGAGCTGCGCAGCCGCTTCGACTGGGTGATCTGCGACAGCCCGGCCGGCATCGAGCGCGGCGCCTCCATGGCGATGCGCTTTGCGGACGAGGCCGTCATCGTGACCAACCCGGAAGTCTCCTCGGTGCGCGATTCCGACCGCATCATCGGCATGCTCGATTCCAAGACCGTGCGGGCCGAGAAGGGCGAGCGCGTCGAGAAGCACATTCTCATCACCCGCTACGATCCCTCCCGCGCCGCGCGCGGCGAGATGCTGACCATCGACGACATCCTGGAAATCCTCGCAACGCCCTTGCTCGGCATCATCCCCGAGAGCCAGGACGTGTTGAAGGCCTCCAACGTCGGCACGCCGGTGACGCTCTCGAACGCGGATGGAGCACCGGCGCGGGCCTACATGGACGCGGCCAAGCGCCTCTGCGGTGAAAGCATCACGATGCACGTTCCCGCCGAGCGGAGGGGGCTGATGGACCGCCTGCTGCGACGGAGGGCTGCATGA
- a CDS encoding DUF3551 domain-containing protein: protein MSRVKNAILLVVSLLVVSLFGAGLPGSVPAEAQTYDPRYPVCIEVYTLDGSSIACSFMSMAQCAATASGQSAQCYANPYAMQNRQPGPGPSPPRRNR, encoded by the coding sequence ATGTCACGCGTCAAAAACGCGATTCTGCTTGTCGTGAGCTTGCTTGTCGTAAGCCTGTTTGGCGCGGGCTTGCCCGGCTCCGTGCCGGCCGAGGCGCAGACCTACGATCCGCGTTATCCCGTCTGCATCGAGGTCTATACCCTCGACGGCAGCTCCATCGCTTGCAGTTTCATGTCGATGGCGCAATGCGCGGCGACCGCATCCGGGCAGTCCGCCCAGTGCTACGCCAATCCCTATGCTATGCAAAATCGCCAGCCGGGCCCGGGCCCATCGCCGCCGCGACGGAACCGCTAA
- a CDS encoding COG4315 family predicted lipoprotein: MRRLVIFAATVALSTVPALANGHGGDAPPPPKPEATSAPAKVVLTKQGPKLVDLKGMTLYYYERDTTGKTSNCNGKCTESWVPLSATADAKAVGDFTVISRNDGSKMWAYRYRPLYTSPADKAPGDANGNATTLQWRIARPDE; encoded by the coding sequence ATGCGCAGATTGGTCATTTTTGCCGCGACGGTCGCGCTCTCGACCGTTCCTGCGCTCGCGAACGGCCATGGCGGCGATGCCCCTCCTCCGCCGAAGCCCGAGGCGACGAGCGCACCGGCGAAGGTGGTCCTGACCAAGCAGGGTCCCAAGCTGGTCGATCTCAAGGGCATGACGCTCTATTATTACGAGCGCGACACCACCGGGAAGACCTCGAACTGCAACGGCAAGTGCACCGAGAGCTGGGTGCCGCTGTCGGCGACGGCCGACGCCAAGGCCGTCGGCGACTTCACCGTGATCAGCCGCAACGACGGCAGCAAGATGTGGGCCTACCGCTACCGCCCGCTGTACACGTCACCCGCCGACAAGGCGCCGGGCGATGCCAATGGCAACGCCACGACGCTGCAATGGCGCATCGCGCGACCCGACGAATAA
- a CDS encoding SDR family NAD(P)-dependent oxidoreductase, whose translation MSLFSTPFDPAHDTALVTGAGNGIGRAIALGLVGEGVRTMFADVSAERVTAAIGASKTPELAVPWVGDLAKLEACDELLASAHAVLGDVTHFVHSASPPRREADHALAVDRRTWQEMHAVNLDAGFHLARGIATRLIAAKRPGSFLFLTSLHAGTPRNLPHYSTAKAGMAMLVKELAKTFGRRNIRVNALVPGAIAAGGFVADASLAKHIPLGRLGEANDLVPMALAVLSNKLSAYVTGAAFVVDGGLSLTNWFEAPVLED comes from the coding sequence ATGAGCCTGTTCAGCACGCCGTTCGATCCCGCTCACGACACCGCGCTCGTCACCGGCGCCGGTAACGGCATCGGCCGCGCGATCGCGCTGGGCCTGGTCGGCGAGGGCGTCCGGACCATGTTCGCCGACGTGAGCGCGGAGCGGGTGACTGCCGCGATCGGCGCGAGCAAGACGCCTGAGCTGGCGGTGCCGTGGGTCGGCGATCTCGCCAAGCTCGAGGCTTGCGACGAGCTGCTGGCCTCGGCACATGCGGTGCTGGGCGACGTCACGCATTTCGTGCACAGCGCCTCGCCGCCGCGGCGCGAGGCCGATCACGCGCTCGCTGTCGACCGCAGGACCTGGCAGGAGATGCATGCCGTCAATCTCGACGCCGGCTTTCATCTGGCGCGCGGAATCGCAACACGACTGATCGCGGCGAAGCGGCCTGGCTCGTTCCTGTTCCTCACCTCGCTGCATGCGGGCACGCCGCGCAACCTGCCGCATTATTCGACGGCGAAGGCGGGGATGGCGATGCTGGTGAAGGAGCTCGCGAAGACCTTTGGTCGTCGCAATATCCGCGTCAACGCGCTGGTGCCCGGTGCGATCGCGGCAGGTGGATTCGTTGCCGATGCCTCGCTGGCGAAACACATTCCGCTCGGGCGCCTCGGCGAAGCAAACGACCTCGTGCCGATGGCGCTCGCGGTGCTGTCGAACAAGCTGTCGGCTTATGTCACCGGCGCAGCGTTCGTCGTCGACGGTGGATTGTCGCTGACGAACTGGTTCGAAGCGCCGGTGCTTGAAGATTAG
- a CDS encoding MarR family winged helix-turn-helix transcriptional regulator, which yields MSDPSDMPGHLARRFQQIAVAVFLAEVGDAGFDLTPVQYAALATIKANPGLDQVTLAGLIAYDRTTITGVIDRLVQKGLTERRASPRDRRARELQITDEGRRTLRKITPAVESAQRIMLRGLTAKEGDELMRLLRKAIAAGNELSRAPLREVQV from the coding sequence GTGAGCGATCCTAGCGACATGCCCGGGCATCTGGCGCGCCGGTTCCAGCAGATCGCGGTGGCGGTATTCCTGGCGGAGGTCGGCGATGCCGGCTTCGACCTCACGCCGGTGCAATACGCCGCGCTCGCGACCATCAAGGCCAATCCGGGGCTCGACCAGGTGACGCTCGCCGGCCTCATCGCCTATGACCGCACCACCATTACCGGCGTGATCGATCGCCTGGTCCAGAAGGGTCTTACCGAGCGCCGCGCCAGTCCGCGCGACCGCCGCGCCCGCGAGCTCCAGATCACCGACGAGGGGCGGCGCACGCTGCGCAAGATCACGCCGGCGGTCGAGTCCGCCCAGCGCATCATGCTGCGCGGCCTCACCGCGAAGGAAGGCGATGAGCTGATGCGGCTGCTGCGCAAGGCCATTGCCGCCGGCAACGAGCTCAGCCGCGCCCCGCTGCGCGAGGTGCAAGTGTAG